The genomic segment GTCGGCGGTCGCGTCGGTCAGGACGTCGGGGGTGACCCCGACCGGGATGCCGCGCGCGCGGGCGGCGTCGAGGTCGATGTTGTCGGTGCCGACGGCGAAGTTGGCGATGACGCGCAGGTGGGGCGCGGCATCCAGGAGCGCCGGGTCGACGCGGTCGGTGACCATCGCCAGCAGGCCCTCGGCCGAGGCCACGTGGTCGCGCAGCTCGGTCGGGTGGGGGGCAGGCTGCCGGGCCAGACCTCGACGTCGTGGGCGTCGCGGAGGCGGTCGAGGGCGTCGCCGGGCAGCGCGCGGGTGACGAAGACGTGGGCCATGGCCGGATCGTGCCAGGGCGGCCACTACGCTGCGGTGCGTGCACATCGGCACGGCGCGGACCGGCGATCCGCAGGCCCCGGAGATCGTCCCGTCGGCCCACTGCGTCCGCCGCTACCGGGAGCGGATGCCGGTGCGCGCGCCCGGCGGCGACGAGGTCGCCGCCGGCCTGCTCGCCGCCCTGGAGGCGGCCGACGTCATGCGCTGGCCGCCCGCCTGGGCGGTGTCGGACCGGCCCGCGCCGCTCTGGGCGGTCAGCGGTGATCTGGCGTTCCCGCTGGCGCCCACGGCCCGGCCCGGGCGCTGGCTGGCGGTCACGTGCCTGCGGCGCGGCAAGGGCTGACGGGGCGACGGAGCGGGGCCCCGGACCGGCCCGCCGGCTGACCGTTCGGGCACGTCCGGATCGGCTATAGTTCCCCGTACGCCGCGGGGTGGAGCAGTCTGGTAGCTCGTCGGGCTCATAACCCGAAGGTCGCAGGTTCGAATCCTGCCCCCGCTACTACGGAAGCCCCCTCTCGCCAGGGGGCTTTCGTGTCTCTCGGACTCGTTCGCTTCGGAGAACGCGGTCTCGTTCTTGGACCTACTCGTCCGCGCAACGCCACCGGCCGGTGCGGCTGCGGTGCGAGGGCCGGGTCCGATCGTGAATTCCCAGCGGTCCGCCAGGCGGGGCTGCTCGGAACCGTCGGTCGGCGCCGGCAAGCTGGCCATCTCGCCAGAGCTGCTGGCTTGATTCAGTCACGGCCTTCCGTCGCCACCGCCGGCCAGCCAACGCGGCCGCAACGACGACGCCGCTGCCCTCGCTCCGAAACCGCACCTCTCGCCGAGCCCGCCGCCCATGCCTTGATCGGTCCCGGTTCCTGTTGTCGGTCCCATCTTCGCCCGCGTCCCCGTGCTCGGCCTCTCTCGATGATCTGTCTCCTGTCTCTCTGCGGTGTTCCGTCTGACCTGTCTCGCCGTCCTGACCTGTCTGGCCCACCACCGCCAGCCCATGCCTCGACCCCTGTCCTGGTCGGGGTCACGACCAGGGCCCGATTCCGCATTGCCATCGGGCGTTTGGCGGTGGTGGGCCAACGAGGAGCACAGCCAAGGGCCGTTCGCTGGGCCTGTCGCGTGGGCGCAAGCGCGGCGGCGATCGGCTCGGCCCGACCGGGTTCATCTCGGGCTGCACACGGCTGGGAGCGTCGATGCCCGCCAGCGTAGGAGCCTCGCTCCCCGTTGAACTCCCGGGTACAGGTGCCATGCTATGCGCTTGGACGTCGCCGGGCCCAGTCGGCTGGAGCCGGCGAACCCGACTGCCACGCACTTGCCCGATCCCACGAATCTGACCGCTCACGCGGAGGACCGGCTCCGCGACCTGCGGTCGGTGACCGACGCGACATTGGGTCGTCTCGACGTCGACGAGCTACTGGCGGAACTGTTGCGACGCACGCAGGAGATCTTCGACGCCGACACGGCGGCGGTCCTGATGGTCGACGCAGCCTCACGTCATCTCGTGGCGCGCGCGGCTCGTGGGTTGGAAGAGGAGGTCTACCAGGGCGTCCACATCCCACTCGGCGCCGGATTCGCGGGGCGGATCGCCGCTCAGGGTCAGCCCATCGTCCTTGAGCGTGTCGATGCCACGACGGTCGCAAACCCGATCCTGTGGGAGAAGGGCGTCCGCAAGATGCTCGGCGTCCCGCTGCTCGCCGGCCGGCGAGTGATCGGCGTCCTGCACGTCGGGCGCATCGAGGATCGGCCCTTCGGGCCGGCGGACGTCGAGCTTCTCGAGGTGGTGGCCGATCGTGTCGTGGGTGCCGTCGCGCGACGCCAGGGGGCCGTCGAGCACGCCGCCGCTGGGCTGCTTGAGCGAAGCCTGCTTCCCGCGGCCCTGCCCGCCTGCGAGGGGCTGCAGTTCGCCAGCCGGTACATCACGCCCGACGACCGCAGCGTGGGCGGCGACTGGTACGACGCCTTCGTGGTTCCGTCCGGCGACCTCTGGCTCGTCGTCGGCGACGTCGCCGGCCACGGGCTCGGCGCGGCCGTGGTCATGGGGCGCGTGCGCAGCGCGCTGCGCGCCTACTCGCTGATCGCTTCGACCCCTGAGGAGGTGCTCAAGCTCACCGACCGCAAGGTCGAGCACTTCGAGATCGACATGATGGCCACGGTGGTGTGCGCGGTAGCCAGCCCGCCGTTCCACCGCTTCCGGATCGCCACGGCCGGGCACCCTCCGCCGGTGATCGCCGACCCGGAGCACGGCGCGCACCTGGTCCAAGCGCCGGTCGGGCCGCCGCTTGGCGCCATGAGCGCTGGCCAGCGCCGCTCGGTAGAACTCGAGCTTCCCCGAGGTGCGGCCCTGGTGCTCTACACCGACGGCCTGATCGAGCGCCGCGGCGAGCACCTCGTCCAGGGTCTGGGCCGGCTCCTGGCCGCGGCCGTCGCCGACGAACCCGAACGTGTGTGTCGCGCCATCCTTCGCGACCTCGTCGGCGCGGACGCTCCGATCGACGACATCGCCATCGTCGTCGCCCAGCGCACCCGGTAGCCCGCAGACGCCTGTCGTATGGGAGTCGCTCAGGAGCACGTGCCCAGGCGTCGGCCCGAGCTTCTCCTGGCCATCGCATGGGAAGCGCTGGCGCCGGGTCCAGACGGCGTAGGACGGTGAGGTCGAACCGAGGCGATCGCGGTCGGGTTCGGGCGATCGCTAGCGCGGCGGTCTTCCGCGTCGACGACCCAACCGTCCTTGGGCGGTTGCGGCGCCGAGGAGGATGACGGCCGCGCCCAGCGGCTGGTTGGCGGCGAAGGTCTCGTGGAGAAGCACGACGCCGGAGAAGGTGGAGAAGATCGGGATCAGATAGGTCACAGTTGAGGCGTTGGTTGCGCCAAACGTTCGGATCAGTCCGTAGTTGAGGACGTAGGCGACGCCAGTTCCCAGCACGCCGAGCGCGGCGATACAGGCAGCGGCGTCGGCGTGCACGCGATGTGGTGGGGTGGTCACCAGCGCGGTGACGATCGCGAGTTGCAGGGCGGCGCATCCGACCTGGGCGGTGGTCAGGCTCAGCGATCCCTCGGGCCGGCCTGAGAGGAAGCGTCGGGTGTAGGCGTAGCCAAAGCCGAACGAGGCCGCCGCCCCGAGACACAAGAGATTGCCCTCGACGGACGTCTTGCCGAGTCCGTTCCAGGCGCCGAGGACGACCAGGACACCGATGAATCCGAGGATCAGTCCGCTGACGCGCCGGCGATCGCCGTGCTCGTCGCGGATCAGCGCGATCGCGACCGGGAGCGTGAACAGCGGCGAGGTCGCGCTCCAGATGCCCGCGAGAATGCTCGACGTGTGCTCTTCGCCGTATGCGAACAGCGCGAATGGCACCGCGTTGAGCAGAGCTCCAGCGACAAACAGGTGTGCCCACGTCTGCGGCGAGCGGGGAAGACGCTGCGAACGAGCGGCCGCGAACAGGGCCAGGGTGACGGCGCCGACCAATGCTCTCCCGAAGCCAACCTGCATTGGGGCAAACGAATGCTCGGCAACTTTGATGAGCAGAAACGACGTTCCCCACACCACCGCCAGCCCGACGAACTGGACGCCCTCACTTGCCGAAGGACTCCCAGCACTGGTCGCAAGAGATGATGTGCTCACAAGCGCCACAACGTCGACGTCCCGCCGTTTGTGAGATCAGAGCAAACGCCGCGCTCCGGCTGCGCGGTGAGGACTCAGAGTTCGAGCCGAGCAAGCAGGAGGTGGGGCTCGCCGCTCGAGGTCGTCGACGAGCAGCGCTTCCGGTGCGGAGCGTTCGCGCAGACCCTGGTGCCCCGGCGATGACCGCGCCGATGAGTTCCGGGATCGGTGTCAGTCTGAGACCCATGACCCTGACGACCTGCCATATGTCCATCTCGCTCGACGGCTTCGTCGCCGGGCCGAGCCAGAGCCGCGAGAACCCGCTCGGCGTCGGCGGCAGGCAGGTCCACGACTGGCATCTGGGCGACGTGACGGACGAGGCGGACCTGACCGCCCAGAGCTGGCTGATGCGCCCGCGCGGCGCCTACGTCATGGGCCGCAACATGTTCGGCCCGATCCGCGGCGCCTGGGACGAGGACTGGCGCGGCTGGTGGGGCGACGAGCCGCCCTACCACGCCCCCGTCTTCGTCCTCACCCACCACGCCCACGACCCGATCGAGATGCAGGGTGGCACCACGTTCCACTTCGTCACCGAGGGCTTCGACGCGGCGTTCGAGCAGGCCACGGCGATCGCCGGCGAGCGCGGCGTCGACATCGCAGGCGGCGCGTCGACGGTGCGCCAGGCACTCACGGCCGGGGTCGTGGACGAGCTGACCCTCGACATCGCCCCGGTGCTGCTCGGGGCGGGCGAGCGGTTGTTCGACGGGATCACCGAGCTCGCGCTGACGCCGGTCGAGACCCTCCACTCGCCGCACGCGACGCACGTGCGCTATCGCGTGCAGCGCTGAGAGCCGCCGGCCGGGGTCGGCCCGTACCCCGGGTATCGCCGCCGGAGACCATCGTCCTCGTCGCCGTCACCGTCGCGGCCTGCAGCTGCACGCCGCCGTCGGCTTCGGCTCCGGGCCGTTGGGCATGCCGCCGCTCCCGGCGCTGAAGACGCCGGGCCGGGCCGTCGTCACGGCCATCGGCGGCGGCATGGTCGTCGACGGGCCGCAGCTCGGCGCGGAGCGGCGCCGAGCGCGCCCGCCGCTGCGCACGGTCTGGCCGCGGTCGGTCCCGGCGCGGCGCTCGGCGCGCTCGTGGCCGGCCGGCTGGGCCATCGCGTCGTGGCGCGTCGCCCTCGCGTGTGCGTCGCTCGCCTGCGCCTTCTCGGCCGCGCTGACCGGCGTCTTCGGTCCCGGGCTCGGGGCACTGGGCACCGGCGCCGGATGCCGCGACGGGGCGTTGCGCGAGCTCCCGGGTCAGTACTCGTTCTTGATGACGAAGTAGGACCCGCGGATCGTCCCGGCCAGCTTCGACTTCTGGCGGGCGAACTTGAAGCGTGGCACGAGCTCGGCGGGGATGTCCATCCCATCGGACAGCTTGAAGCCGACCGCCCGCTTCGCGTCGCCGTCGACCGTGTACATCACGTTGACCGACAGCCCGCTCTCGTAGAACACGTAGGCCATGCGGATGTTCTCGACCTGGAACGCCGTCGCCTGCAGTGGACGGGACGCGATCACGATGTCCCGTTCCTCCTCGAGGATCCGGTGCACCCACTCGATGGTCGCCGCGGCGTCGCTCGCGGACTCCACCGTGAAGTCGTGGTCGTACTTGTTCTTGAAGTAGCGCGCCTCGTTGGCCCGCAGCCCCGCGAGCGCGTCCGCGAAGGGTGACGACTCGAGACCGACGGTCGAGACGTCCTTGAAGTCAACGGTGTACGCCATGTCGCACGCTCCGGGCATCGTGGGTCGCCTGCGCCGCAGGCTACACGCGCGGTCGCTCCGTACTGCCCGTGGCCGACGTCGAGCGCAGCAAGACGTTCTTCGCGGCGCTCGGGTTCAGCTTCAACCCGCTGTTCAGCGACGAGGTCGACGCGGTCACCGACGCCGCGCTCGCCGCAGGCGCCACCGACCACGACGACGCCGAGGATCTCGGCTCAGCCGTAGCGCGCGACCATCCCGCGGTGCATGACGCGGTCGCCGACCACGCCGGCGTTCTCGCGGGGCGTCGTGGTGACGAGCGCGACCCTCACGCCGGCCGCCCGTGCCGCCCGATTCGCGCAGGCGCCGCTGGAACACCTCGGACGTGGTCCGGTGGAGGACCGGGTGCCCAGCCCACGGGCAGCCTTCAACGAG from the Baekduia soli genome contains:
- a CDS encoding PP2C family protein-serine/threonine phosphatase, encoding MPDPTNLTAHAEDRLRDLRSVTDATLGRLDVDELLAELLRRTQEIFDADTAAVLMVDAASRHLVARAARGLEEEVYQGVHIPLGAGFAGRIAAQGQPIVLERVDATTVANPILWEKGVRKMLGVPLLAGRRVIGVLHVGRIEDRPFGPADVELLEVVADRVVGAVARRQGAVEHAAAGLLERSLLPAALPACEGLQFASRYITPDDRSVGGDWYDAFVVPSGDLWLVVGDVAGHGLGAAVVMGRVRSALRAYSLIASTPEEVLKLTDRKVEHFEIDMMATVVCAVASPPFHRFRIATAGHPPPVIADPEHGAHLVQAPVGPPLGAMSAGQRRSVELELPRGAALVLYTDGLIERRGEHLVQGLGRLLAAAVADEPERVCRAILRDLVGADAPIDDIAIVVAQRTR
- a CDS encoding DMT family transporter, with amino-acid sequence MSTSSLATSAGSPSASEGVQFVGLAVVWGTSFLLIKVAEHSFAPMQVGFGRALVGAVTLALFAAARSQRLPRSPQTWAHLFVAGALLNAVPFALFAYGEEHTSSILAGIWSATSPLFTLPVAIALIRDEHGDRRRVSGLILGFIGVLVVLGAWNGLGKTSVEGNLLCLGAAASFGFGYAYTRRFLSGRPEGSLSLTTAQVGCAALQLAIVTALVTTPPHRVHADAAACIAALGVLGTGVAYVLNYGLIRTFGATNASTVTYLIPIFSTFSGVVLLHETFAANQPLGAAVILLGAATAQGRLGRRRGRPPR
- a CDS encoding dihydrofolate reductase family protein codes for the protein MTLTTCHMSISLDGFVAGPSQSRENPLGVGGRQVHDWHLGDVTDEADLTAQSWLMRPRGAYVMGRNMFGPIRGAWDEDWRGWWGDEPPYHAPVFVLTHHAHDPIEMQGGTTFHFVTEGFDAAFEQATAIAGERGVDIAGGASTVRQALTAGVVDELTLDIAPVLLGAGERLFDGITELALTPVETLHSPHATHVRYRVQR
- a CDS encoding phage tail protein — translated: MAYTVDFKDVSTVGLESSPFADALAGLRANEARYFKNKYDHDFTVESASDAAATIEWVHRILEEERDIVIASRPLQATAFQVENIRMAYVFYESGLSVNVMYTVDGDAKRAVGFKLSDGMDIPAELVPRFKFARQKSKLAGTIRGSYFVIKNEY
- a CDS encoding VOC family protein — protein: MADVERSKTFFAALGFSFNPLFSDEVDAVTDAALAAGATDHDDAEDLGSAVARDHPAVHDAVADHAGVLAGRRGDERDPHAGRPCRPIRAGAAGTPRTWSGGGPGAQPTGSLQRGVRHARPGLELEP